The following are encoded together in the Janthinobacterium sp. Marseille genome:
- the edd gene encoding phosphogluconate dehydratase: protein MSLHPVVTAVTARIVERSRPYRAAYLQRLENTRQKGVHRSTLSCTNLAHGFAAAPQNDKLVLKQQTAPSIAIVSAYNDMLSAHQPFERFPHIIKDAVRKAGGVAQFAGGVPAMCDGITQGQPGMELSLFSRDTIAMSTAIALSHNMFDAALYLGVCDKIVPGLVIGALHFGHLPAVFVPAGPMTSGMSNPEKAKIRQLYAQGKIGRDALLEAEGQSYHDAGTCTFYGTANSNQMLMEVMGLHLPGAAFITPNTPLRDALTAHAAQRAVEISAQGKSFTPIGRLVDEKTIVNAVVALLATGGSTNHTLHLVAMAKAAGIVIDWNDFDALSAIAPLVARIYPNGDADVNHFHAAGGTGFVIRELLDAGLLHDDVLTILGRGLRAHAAEPFLQGEQVVWQPAASVSGNTDVLRTAADPFSGDGGMKLLSGNLGRAVVKVSAVKVQHRIVRAPAIVFDSQEAFMHAYQAGELNRDFIAVLRHQGPRANGMPELHALTPALGSLQDAGRHVALVTDGRMSGASGKVPAAIHVSPEVLAGGPLGRVRDGDIIELNAETGVLQALVPEAEWAARGVEPADLSQNEIGMGRELFAMFRHVVSAAEEGATTFGLPPPLLETDEDKPTNTLAVPDDEPFVDEDNLIERPIGN, encoded by the coding sequence ATGTCGCTCCATCCTGTTGTGACGGCTGTAACCGCAAGGATAGTAGAGCGTAGCCGACCGTATCGTGCTGCCTACCTGCAACGCCTGGAAAATACGCGTCAAAAGGGTGTGCATCGCAGTACGCTGTCCTGTACCAACCTGGCGCACGGTTTTGCCGCCGCCCCGCAGAATGACAAGCTGGTGCTCAAGCAGCAAACCGCACCGTCGATTGCCATCGTCTCCGCCTATAACGATATGTTGTCGGCGCACCAGCCCTTTGAGCGCTTCCCGCACATCATCAAGGATGCGGTACGCAAGGCCGGTGGTGTGGCGCAGTTTGCCGGCGGCGTGCCGGCGATGTGCGACGGTATTACGCAGGGGCAACCAGGTATGGAGTTGTCGCTGTTTTCCCGCGACACAATTGCGATGTCGACCGCGATTGCCTTATCCCACAATATGTTCGACGCCGCCTTGTACCTTGGCGTGTGCGACAAGATCGTGCCGGGACTGGTGATAGGTGCGCTGCATTTCGGTCATTTGCCGGCGGTGTTCGTACCGGCCGGCCCGATGACCAGCGGCATGTCGAACCCGGAAAAAGCCAAGATACGCCAGCTCTACGCACAGGGAAAAATCGGCCGTGACGCCTTGCTGGAAGCGGAAGGGCAGTCTTATCACGATGCCGGTACCTGTACTTTCTACGGCACTGCAAACAGTAATCAAATGTTGATGGAAGTGATGGGCCTGCATTTGCCGGGTGCCGCTTTCATCACACCCAATACCCCTTTACGTGATGCCCTGACCGCCCATGCGGCCCAGCGTGCGGTCGAGATCAGTGCGCAAGGCAAGAGCTTCACGCCTATCGGTCGCCTGGTCGATGAAAAGACTATCGTCAATGCCGTGGTCGCACTGCTGGCGACCGGCGGCTCGACCAATCACACCCTGCATCTGGTGGCGATGGCGAAGGCCGCAGGTATCGTAATTGACTGGAATGACTTCGACGCACTGTCGGCGATTGCACCGTTGGTTGCGCGTATTTATCCGAACGGCGATGCTGACGTGAATCATTTCCACGCCGCTGGTGGCACCGGCTTCGTGATCCGTGAATTGCTGGATGCGGGGCTGTTGCATGATGATGTGCTGACCATCCTGGGCCGTGGTTTGCGCGCCCATGCCGCAGAACCTTTCCTGCAGGGCGAACAAGTGGTCTGGCAACCGGCAGCGTCGGTCAGCGGCAATACAGATGTACTGCGTACCGCCGCTGATCCATTCTCCGGCGATGGCGGCATGAAACTGCTGTCCGGCAACCTGGGGCGTGCCGTGGTCAAGGTTTCAGCGGTCAAGGTGCAGCACCGCATCGTGCGTGCACCGGCGATCGTGTTTGATTCGCAGGAAGCGTTCATGCATGCCTACCAGGCCGGTGAGTTGAACCGCGACTTCATCGCCGTGCTGCGCCATCAGGGACCACGTGCGAATGGCATGCCGGAGTTACATGCGTTGACACCGGCACTGGGCAGCCTGCAGGATGCGGGGCGCCATGTTGCACTGGTGACCGATGGCCGCATGTCCGGTGCGTCGGGCAAGGTGCCGGCGGCGATCCACGTTTCGCCGGAAGTATTGGCGGGCGGTCCTCTGGGGCGCGTGCGCGATGGCGACATCATCGAATTGAATGCGGAAACCGGTGTGTTGCAGGCACTGGTGCCGGAAGCGGAATGGGCGGCACGCGGGGTGGAACCGGCTGACCTGTCGCAAAATGAAATCGGCATGGGGCGGGAATTGTTTGCGATGTTCCGCCATGTGGTGAGTGCGGCGGAAGAGGGTGCCACTACCTTCGGCTTGCCGCCACCTTTGCTGGAAACCGACGAAGATAAACCGACCAATACGCTGGCCGTGCCCGACGATGAACCTTTCGTCGATGAAGATAATCTGATTGAGCGTCCGATAGGAAACTGA
- the pgi gene encoding glucose-6-phosphate isomerase — protein MRTTLTATAAFQALQQHHTENKGRQVRHLFAQDPARFDKLSVEGAGLFLDYSKNIVDDKTMTLLYALARETEVEAQRDAMFAGKEVNRTEHRAVLHTALRKPRNEKLLLGQQDIVPEIHEVLDRMAVFSERVRSGAWRGFDDREITDIVNIGIGGSYLGPKMTCQALRSFAHPRLNTHFVSNVDGHDLDALLSRINPATTLFIIASKGFNTAETMMNAQSARAWFLRHATESDLSKHFVAVSTHLDAVQAFGIAPENMFPFWDWVGGRYSVWSAIGLALMLSIGPECFKDFLAGAHAMDRHFQDTPLEQNLPVILALIGIWNRNFLGSSSISIAPYHQDLRLFPGYLQQLEMESNGKSVQVDGAKTSTTTCPVIWGDVGTNGQHAYFQLLHQGTDIMAVDFIAALKPTHALEQHQVLLLANCFAQSEAFMRGKNAEEVRADMQAQGLPAAEIEKLLPHRIFPGNRPSNTILMDTLNPGALGALIALYEHKVFVQGAIWGINSFDQWGVELGKLLAKNIAAELGDKAKPEQHDSSTNGLIARARAAL, from the coding sequence ATGCGCACGACCCTTACCGCTACTGCCGCCTTCCAGGCGCTGCAACAGCACCATACTGAAAACAAAGGCCGCCAGGTCCGTCATTTATTTGCGCAAGATCCTGCCCGTTTTGACAAATTATCCGTCGAAGGCGCCGGCCTGTTCCTTGATTACTCAAAAAATATTGTCGATGACAAGACGATGACATTGCTGTACGCACTGGCCCGCGAAACCGAAGTTGAAGCACAACGCGACGCCATGTTTGCCGGCAAGGAAGTCAATCGCACCGAACATCGCGCCGTCCTGCACACTGCATTGCGCAAGCCGCGCAATGAAAAGCTGCTGCTCGGACAACAAGACATCGTCCCGGAAATACATGAAGTGCTGGACCGTATGGCTGTATTCAGCGAACGCGTACGCTCCGGTGCCTGGCGTGGTTTTGATGACCGCGAAATCACCGATATCGTCAATATCGGCATCGGTGGTTCCTACCTCGGTCCGAAGATGACTTGCCAGGCGTTGCGCTCCTTTGCCCATCCGCGCCTGAACACGCACTTCGTTTCGAATGTAGACGGGCACGACCTCGACGCCCTGCTGTCGCGCATCAATCCTGCCACCACTTTATTCATCATCGCGTCCAAAGGTTTCAATACCGCCGAAACCATGATGAATGCACAGTCGGCACGGGCCTGGTTCCTGCGCCATGCGACGGAAAGCGATTTAAGCAAACACTTCGTTGCCGTCTCCACCCATCTCGATGCGGTTCAAGCATTTGGTATTGCCCCGGAAAATATGTTCCCGTTCTGGGATTGGGTAGGCGGTCGCTATTCAGTATGGTCAGCTATCGGCCTGGCGCTGATGCTGTCCATCGGACCCGAGTGTTTCAAGGATTTCCTCGCCGGCGCGCATGCGATGGACCGGCATTTCCAGGACACACCACTCGAGCAAAACCTGCCTGTCATCCTCGCGCTGATCGGTATCTGGAACCGTAACTTCCTCGGCAGCAGCTCGATTTCGATCGCGCCCTACCACCAGGATTTACGCCTGTTTCCGGGCTACCTGCAGCAACTGGAAATGGAAAGTAACGGCAAGAGCGTGCAAGTGGATGGTGCCAAAACCAGCACCACAACCTGCCCGGTCATCTGGGGCGATGTCGGCACCAATGGCCAGCATGCCTACTTCCAGCTGCTGCACCAGGGCACGGACATCATGGCGGTCGACTTCATTGCCGCACTCAAGCCGACGCATGCGCTGGAACAACACCAGGTCCTGTTGCTGGCAAATTGCTTCGCACAATCCGAAGCCTTCATGCGCGGCAAGAATGCCGAAGAAGTACGCGCCGATATGCAGGCGCAGGGCTTGCCTGCTGCCGAAATCGAAAAATTATTGCCACACCGCATTTTCCCCGGCAATCGTCCCAGCAATACCATCCTGATGGATACCCTGAATCCGGGCGCACTCGGTGCGCTGATCGCACTGTATGAACACAAGGTGTTTGTACAGGGCGCGATCTGGGGCATCAACAGTTTTGATCAATGGGGCGTAGAGTTGGGCAAGCTGCTGGCCAAAAACATCGCAGCCGAACTGGGCGACAAAGCCAAACCCGAGCAACACGACAGCTCGACCAATGGTTTGATCGCACGGGCCAGGGCTGCACTGTAA
- the zwf gene encoding glucose-6-phosphate dehydrogenase gives MALTDFDLVLFGGGGDLSMRKLIPALYARDRAGDLPATAQIICVGRNTRTAAEFIETVNENAKSHINEKTFNQAVWEKFCARIKYVALDASDESTYQPLNDVLRDSSAITRVFYLATPPTLFAKICHNLSARGLATEQTRVVLEKPLGRDLASAKQINQEVSQVFKESQIYRIDHYLGKEAVQNLLALRFGNVLFEPLWRREWISDVQITIAEELGVGNRMGYYETSGALRDMMQNHLLQLLCIVAMEPPLSVTPDAVRDEKLKVLRSLKPFTQNTLAKNVVRGQYRAGHVDGVAVPAYRQEKNADPDSNTETFVAVKAEIDTWRWAGVPFYLRTGKRMADQLAEIVVRFKSIPHSIFAQSTSSFQPNCLVIRLQPDDGLQLNLMAKTPGDGMRLKPVELELDFAETFKAPRMDAYERLLLDVLRGQLTLFMRSDELEAAWEWVEPVLRYWEQEGNEPLPYASGTWGPAASSSLIGRDGLQWREEALPE, from the coding sequence ATGGCTCTTACTGATTTTGACCTTGTCTTGTTTGGCGGCGGCGGCGACCTGTCGATGCGCAAACTGATTCCTGCACTGTATGCACGCGATCGCGCCGGCGATTTGCCCGCCACCGCGCAAATCATCTGCGTCGGGCGTAACACGCGCACAGCTGCGGAATTCATTGAGACTGTCAATGAAAACGCTAAATCGCATATCAATGAAAAGACTTTCAATCAGGCCGTGTGGGAAAAATTCTGTGCCCGCATCAAATACGTCGCACTGGACGCCAGCGATGAAAGCACATATCAGCCGCTGAACGATGTATTGCGTGACAGCAGCGCGATTACCCGCGTGTTTTACCTGGCGACGCCGCCTACCCTGTTCGCCAAGATTTGCCACAACCTGTCGGCCCGTGGCCTGGCTACGGAACAAACGCGCGTCGTACTGGAAAAACCTTTGGGCCGCGACCTCGCCAGCGCCAAGCAAATCAACCAGGAAGTCAGCCAGGTCTTCAAGGAATCACAGATTTACCGTATCGACCATTACCTCGGCAAGGAAGCGGTGCAGAACCTGCTGGCACTGCGTTTCGGCAATGTCTTGTTCGAACCTCTATGGCGTCGCGAATGGATTTCCGACGTGCAGATCACCATTGCAGAAGAACTCGGCGTCGGCAATCGCATGGGTTACTACGAAACGTCGGGTGCCTTGCGCGACATGATGCAAAACCATTTGCTGCAACTGCTGTGTATCGTCGCAATGGAACCGCCACTGTCGGTGACACCGGATGCGGTGCGTGATGAAAAGCTGAAAGTACTGCGTTCGCTGAAACCATTCACGCAAAACACGCTGGCCAAGAATGTGGTCCGTGGCCAATACCGCGCCGGCCATGTAGATGGCGTAGCAGTGCCTGCATATCGCCAGGAAAAGAACGCAGACCCTGATTCAAATACTGAAACCTTTGTTGCGGTCAAAGCCGAGATCGATACCTGGCGCTGGGCCGGTGTGCCCTTCTACCTGCGTACCGGCAAACGCATGGCCGATCAATTGGCGGAAATCGTGGTGCGCTTCAAATCGATCCCGCATTCAATCTTTGCGCAATCGACCAGCAGCTTCCAGCCGAACTGCCTGGTCATCCGCCTGCAACCGGACGACGGCCTGCAACTGAACCTGATGGCAAAGACACCGGGCGACGGCATGCGCCTGAAACCGGTGGAACTGGAACTCGACTTCGCCGAAACCTTCAAGGCACCGCGCATGGATGCGTATGAACGCCTGCTGCTGGACGTCTTGCGCGGCCAGCTGACACTGTTCATGCGCAGCGATGAACTGGAAGCCGCCTGGGAATGGGTGGAACCGGTGCTGCGCTACTGGGAACAGGAAGGCAATGAACCTTTACCGTATGCATCCGGTACCTGGGGCCCTGCCGCCTCCAGCTCACTGATCGGGCGCGACGGCCTCCAGTGGCGCGAAGAAGCCTTGCCGGAATAA
- a CDS encoding SIS domain-containing protein gives MLLDSIRTQYDSLSKSEKKVALAVLEQPELAIAENITALAKKAEVSEPTVVRFCRAIGFDGWQAFKLKLAQGLALAPGTGDESPMLEDMAADLVDKVCNRSINTLLDLRNSLDANAIEQALQVLGRANTIEFYGQGTSGIIAADAQHKFFRSGVPTVAYSDPHIHSIAASLLKKGDVVVAISQRGSSLSLLRSVQLARSSGAAIVVLAPSGTPLAELATVLIPIDLHFHTDPYTPISARLAHLVVIDILAVGLALRLSPERRKKMLNAQKALQKFDLQFDSFLQAP, from the coding sequence ATGTTGCTCGATTCAATACGCACGCAATACGACTCGCTTTCCAAATCGGAAAAGAAAGTCGCACTTGCCGTATTGGAACAGCCGGAACTCGCGATCGCGGAAAACATCACCGCACTCGCTAAAAAAGCCGAAGTATCGGAGCCGACCGTGGTGCGCTTTTGCCGCGCCATCGGTTTCGACGGCTGGCAGGCTTTCAAACTGAAACTGGCGCAAGGACTCGCACTCGCTCCCGGCACCGGCGACGAATCGCCGATGCTGGAAGACATGGCCGCCGACCTGGTCGACAAGGTCTGCAATCGTTCGATCAATACCCTGCTCGACCTGCGCAACAGCCTGGATGCGAATGCAATTGAACAGGCACTGCAAGTGCTGGGGCGTGCCAACACCATAGAATTTTACGGCCAGGGTACTTCCGGCATCATCGCCGCCGATGCACAGCATAAATTCTTTCGTTCCGGCGTGCCGACCGTTGCCTATTCCGATCCGCATATCCACAGCATCGCCGCTTCGCTATTAAAGAAAGGCGATGTGGTGGTCGCCATCTCGCAACGCGGCAGCAGTCTGTCGCTGCTGCGCAGTGTGCAACTGGCACGCAGTTCGGGTGCCGCTATCGTTGTGCTGGCGCCGAGCGGCACGCCGCTGGCCGAGCTGGCCACGGTCCTGATCCCGATCGACCTGCACTTCCATACCGACCCCTACACCCCGATCTCGGCACGCCTCGCGCACCTCGTCGTGATCGATATCCTCGCGGTGGGATTGGCACTACGCCTGAGCCCTGAACGCCGCAAGAAAATGCTCAATGCGCAAAAGGCGCTGCAAAAGTTCGACCTGCAATTCGATTCCTTCCTGCAAGCCCCCTGA
- the tal gene encoding transaldolase, whose protein sequence is MNQLEQLKQYTTIVADTGDFQSIKAFAPQDATTNPSLILKAVQKDEYKPIMEKVARDHAGKSTNEIVDHLLVAFGQEILKVIPGRVSTETDARLSFDTEGSIEKGRTLIRLYEAAGISRDRVLIKIASTWEGIRAAQVLEKEGIHCNLTLLFSLPQAIACADARVQLISPFVGRIYDWYKKSTGTDYTGADDPGVQSVKRIYTYYRKFGYDTEVMGASFRNTSQIIELAGCDLLTISPELLQKLAESDAPLARKLVPAEAKNADIVKLTLDEKTFRSLLNDDAMATEKLAEGIRAFCVDAVKLDKLIEALR, encoded by the coding sequence ATGAACCAACTCGAACAACTGAAGCAATACACCACCATTGTTGCCGATACAGGCGATTTCCAGTCGATCAAGGCATTTGCACCGCAAGATGCAACCACCAATCCGTCGCTGATCCTGAAGGCCGTACAAAAAGATGAGTACAAGCCCATCATGGAAAAGGTCGCACGCGACCACGCGGGCAAAAGCACCAATGAAATCGTCGATCACCTGCTGGTCGCTTTCGGCCAGGAAATCCTGAAAGTCATCCCGGGTCGTGTTTCCACCGAAACCGATGCGCGCCTGTCCTTCGACACCGAAGGTTCGATAGAAAAAGGCCGCACCCTGATCCGCCTGTATGAAGCCGCCGGCATTTCACGCGACCGCGTATTGATCAAGATCGCGTCGACCTGGGAAGGCATACGTGCCGCACAGGTTCTGGAAAAAGAAGGCATACACTGCAACCTGACCCTGCTGTTCTCGCTGCCGCAAGCCATCGCCTGCGCAGATGCACGGGTCCAGCTGATCTCACCTTTCGTCGGCCGCATCTACGACTGGTACAAAAAATCGACCGGCACCGACTACACCGGCGCAGATGATCCGGGCGTGCAATCGGTCAAACGTATCTACACCTACTACCGCAAGTTCGGTTACGACACCGAAGTTATGGGCGCCAGCTTCCGCAACACATCGCAAATCATCGAACTCGCCGGTTGTGACCTGCTGACCATCAGCCCCGAGCTGTTACAAAAACTGGCTGAATCCGATGCCCCTCTGGCACGCAAACTGGTACCGGCAGAAGCGAAGAATGCAGACATCGTCAAACTCACGCTGGATGAAAAAACCTTCCGCAGCCTGTTGAACGACGATGCAATGGCGACCGAGAAGTTGGCAGAAGGCATACGTGCTTTCTGTGTTGATGCGGTGAAGCTGGACAAACTGATAGAAGCCTTGCGCTAA
- a CDS encoding MFS transporter — MRKNDLETAAISAADRLERLPICNYHRFLFMVIALAFFFDNLDLAMMAYLLGSIKTEFGLTTAQAGMLGSASFVGMALGAVSSGMLADKFGRKPIFQISMIIWGVASYLCSTANDPVSLAIYRVLLGIGMGMELPLAQTLLSEFIPAKRRGKYLALMDGNWPIAFICAGLMSYYVLASYSWRTMFLLGAIPAVFLFVIRRYVPESPRWLESKGRHAEASNIVDGIEGEVKKILKVDSLPPIVQTAMMRDQEAFGIKVLWSPVYRRRTLTVWGLWFFALLGFYGLNTWIGALLQQSGLEVTKSVLYTVYIACGGIPGFLWAAWVVERWGRKPACVSTLLGGAVMVFIYGWVASSAHTFIALVSAGAMMQFFMFGMWAVLYTYTPELYPTRARASGCGMASTVGRLGSLLGPTIVGVILPLVGQIGVFTVGASCFVIAAFIVYRFGIETRGLSLEEISEIKIRK; from the coding sequence ATGAGAAAAAATGATCTTGAGACAGCAGCGATCAGCGCTGCCGACAGGCTGGAGCGCCTGCCCATCTGCAACTACCACCGCTTCCTGTTTATGGTGATTGCGCTGGCATTCTTCTTCGACAACTTGGACCTGGCGATGATGGCCTACCTGCTGGGTTCGATTAAAACCGAGTTTGGCCTCACTACTGCGCAAGCAGGCATGCTGGGTAGTGCCAGCTTTGTCGGCATGGCACTGGGGGCGGTCAGCTCGGGCATGCTGGCGGATAAATTCGGACGCAAACCTATCTTTCAAATCAGCATGATCATTTGGGGCGTAGCCAGTTATCTGTGTTCCACTGCAAATGATCCCGTTTCGCTCGCTATCTATCGCGTCTTGTTGGGGATAGGCATGGGTATGGAACTGCCTTTGGCGCAGACCTTGTTGTCTGAATTCATTCCTGCCAAGCGAAGGGGCAAATACTTGGCACTGATGGATGGCAATTGGCCCATTGCATTTATCTGTGCAGGCTTGATGTCGTATTACGTTCTTGCATCCTACAGTTGGCGCACGATGTTCCTGCTGGGCGCTATTCCGGCAGTATTCCTTTTTGTTATCCGACGATACGTACCCGAATCACCACGCTGGCTTGAATCAAAAGGCCGGCACGCTGAGGCATCCAACATTGTCGACGGCATAGAGGGTGAGGTGAAGAAGATATTAAAAGTCGATTCCCTGCCACCGATAGTGCAAACCGCAATGATGCGGGATCAGGAAGCGTTTGGCATAAAAGTCCTGTGGTCTCCGGTTTACCGACGCCGCACACTCACTGTCTGGGGCTTATGGTTCTTTGCGCTGCTTGGCTTTTACGGCTTGAATACATGGATAGGCGCATTGCTGCAACAGTCCGGGCTTGAGGTCACCAAATCCGTTCTCTATACCGTGTATATCGCCTGTGGCGGCATCCCCGGTTTCCTCTGGGCGGCCTGGGTAGTGGAACGATGGGGGCGCAAGCCGGCCTGTGTTTCCACACTGTTGGGCGGTGCGGTCATGGTGTTCATTTATGGTTGGGTTGCCAGCTCTGCGCATACCTTTATCGCGCTGGTATCGGCCGGTGCGATGATGCAGTTCTTCATGTTTGGCATGTGGGCGGTGCTCTACACATATACCCCGGAGCTGTACCCGACCCGAGCCCGTGCATCCGGCTGCGGCATGGCATCTACCGTCGGACGTCTCGGCTCATTATTGGGCCCAACGATTGTCGGTGTGATTTTGCCCTTGGTCGGGCAGATTGGTGTCTTTACTGTTGGTGCAAGCTGCTTCGTGATTGCCGCATTTATTGTCTATCGATTCGGCATCGAGACCCGTGGTTTGTCCCTGGAAGAAATTTCGGAAATCAAGATCCGAAAATAG
- a CDS encoding pyridoxamine 5'-phosphate oxidase family protein, producing the protein MTAPDYFKTEMRRTDLAWNDWPAIHAFLKDQLICRVGVQDDPFPYVVPQSFTFVNNTFLIHCSRFGKMASLIKANQHITIEVDQPVALLKAPKGQNTSLEYYSVIARCIAEIRERTEEVRSHQNQALDKFRPEKGYKPIEDGAANQIVAFNCKIIEMTAKKRILADGQYSPPGQPQAPYVRFPFPAGAAISSLGADAFDPDRFK; encoded by the coding sequence ATGACAGCCCCAGATTATTTTAAAACCGAGATGCGTCGTACTGACCTGGCATGGAACGATTGGCCGGCGATCCATGCCTTCCTGAAAGATCAATTGATTTGCCGGGTTGGCGTACAGGATGACCCATTCCCATATGTGGTGCCGCAAAGTTTTACCTTTGTGAACAATACCTTCCTCATTCATTGTTCGCGCTTCGGCAAGATGGCGAGCCTGATCAAGGCGAACCAGCACATTACGATAGAGGTGGACCAGCCGGTTGCCTTGTTGAAGGCACCGAAAGGACAAAACACCAGCCTCGAGTACTACAGCGTTATCGCACGTTGTATTGCCGAGATACGGGAAAGAACGGAGGAAGTTCGTTCGCACCAGAATCAGGCTTTGGATAAATTCCGGCCGGAAAAAGGATACAAACCGATAGAGGATGGTGCGGCGAATCAGATCGTGGCATTCAACTGCAAAATCATAGAAATGACTGCCAAGAAACGCATACTTGCAGATGGTCAATATTCGCCACCGGGACAGCCGCAAGCACCTTATGTGCGCTTCCCTTTCCCAGCGGGTGCGGCGATATCGTCATTGGGAGCCGATGCATTCGACCCTGATCGCTTCAAGTAA
- a CDS encoding adenylosuccinate synthetase codes for MMKAAGYADVLVGLQYGDEGKAKIVDLLAKGYDIVARFNGGANAGHTVVTRQGTVKLRQIPSAVFYPDKLLYIGSGCAVSVVQLAEEIRSLEELGISLRGRLYVSSRCVLVQPSHIHLDQMHGKEIGTTGNGIGPCYADRALRMSDGRCISLQIRDLLGDSAAAFEMMHERYAAQLGLHELHAEKSHVDASMQALQEAWAVVKAYVTDDPLFLVKRVDAGAHVLFEGAQSVLLDVMYGDQPYVTSSHTAPSYAYVGGDLPCRYHRKSIGVAKAVMSRVGSGAFPSELGASRSEQYCRHAAQNGIGAASEKAGFDALELLRSDDAFKQGIALRMLTGEYGTGSGRPRRVGLLDIGQLADVVALHGIDEIFLNKCDCLAYFSYTPQECIPMFAGKGGDRSMVNFPAFTLEGKEIPFELLQILQFIEEQTACRIRGVGIGPERDQSVFFNETALIGAQ; via the coding sequence ATGATGAAGGCTGCTGGCTATGCAGATGTCCTGGTCGGTCTCCAGTATGGTGATGAAGGAAAGGCAAAAATAGTCGACCTGCTGGCAAAGGGATATGACATCGTGGCGCGCTTTAACGGAGGTGCAAACGCCGGGCATACGGTGGTAACGAGGCAGGGCACAGTCAAACTCAGGCAAATCCCGTCCGCCGTCTTTTATCCGGACAAGCTTCTATATATCGGGTCCGGCTGTGCAGTAAGTGTCGTTCAGCTGGCCGAGGAAATCCGCTCGCTGGAGGAACTTGGAATTTCCCTGCGGGGGCGCTTGTATGTGAGCAGTCGTTGTGTGCTGGTACAGCCTTCACATATACATCTTGATCAAATGCACGGAAAGGAAATCGGTACTACCGGCAACGGGATCGGTCCATGTTATGCCGATCGTGCACTGCGTATGTCTGATGGCAGGTGCATCTCATTGCAAATCCGGGATCTCCTGGGCGACAGTGCGGCCGCTTTTGAAATGATGCATGAACGCTACGCTGCGCAATTGGGCTTGCACGAGCTGCACGCAGAAAAGTCACATGTAGATGCCTCGATGCAGGCACTGCAGGAGGCCTGGGCCGTGGTAAAAGCGTACGTCACGGATGACCCGCTATTCCTGGTAAAGCGGGTCGATGCCGGTGCCCATGTCTTGTTTGAGGGGGCGCAATCCGTCCTGCTTGATGTGATGTACGGCGACCAGCCCTATGTAACGTCCAGTCATACCGCCCCATCGTATGCTTATGTCGGCGGGGATTTGCCGTGCCGTTACCATCGCAAGTCTATAGGCGTGGCAAAAGCTGTCATGTCGCGTGTCGGCTCCGGCGCTTTTCCTTCGGAGCTGGGCGCTTCACGCTCGGAGCAGTACTGCCGGCATGCGGCACAGAATGGAATCGGGGCAGCGTCTGAAAAGGCCGGCTTTGATGCATTGGAATTACTGCGTTCGGACGACGCCTTCAAGCAAGGTATCGCCTTACGCATGCTGACCGGGGAATACGGTACCGGAAGCGGTCGGCCGCGACGCGTGGGATTGCTAGATATAGGGCAACTGGCGGATGTCGTTGCGCTGCATGGTATAGATGAAATTTTCCTGAATAAATGCGATTGTCTCGCTTACTTTTCCTACACTCCACAGGAATGCATCCCGATGTTTGCAGGGAAGGGAGGCGACAGATCAATGGTGAACTTCCCGGCCTTTACGCTGGAAGGTAAAGAGATTCCATTTGAATTGCTACAGATTCTCCAATTTATCGAAGAGCAAACAGCTTGCCGGATTCGTGGCGTCGGCATTGGCCCGGAACGTGATCAATCTGTTTTTTTCAATGAAACTGCCTTGATAGGTGCGCAATGA
- a CDS encoding RidA family protein, whose product MSASDRIREAGLVLPAFTLPSAPFLPYTLYQGLLTVSGQLPVRDGKPLFVGKVPTVISAEQAQQAARICVLNILGWVSHATNGDLDRVERVLRLGGFVATAEGYTEAPQIINAASTLITDIFGDKGSHARIAIGVASLPFGAPVEVEATFILKAGN is encoded by the coding sequence ATGTCAGCTTCCGATCGCATTCGAGAAGCGGGTCTCGTGCTTCCCGCGTTTACTCTGCCGTCCGCTCCTTTCCTTCCGTACACCCTCTATCAGGGATTGTTGACCGTCTCCGGCCAGTTACCCGTACGCGACGGCAAACCGCTGTTCGTGGGGAAAGTCCCGACCGTGATATCGGCAGAGCAGGCGCAGCAAGCGGCACGGATTTGCGTACTGAATATTCTTGGCTGGGTATCCCATGCGACCAATGGCGACCTGGACCGGGTTGAGCGTGTGCTGCGCCTGGGCGGTTTCGTCGCCACGGCGGAAGGCTATACTGAGGCGCCGCAAATTATCAATGCAGCCTCCACACTGATCACGGATATCTTTGGCGATAAAGGCAGCCATGCCAGGATCGCGATTGGCGTTGCCAGCCTGCCGTTCGGTGCACCGGTAGAAGTGGAAGCGACTTTTATCCTGAAGGCAGGCAATTGA